The Vidua macroura isolate BioBank_ID:100142 chromosome 4, ASM2450914v1, whole genome shotgun sequence genome window below encodes:
- the PRKG2 gene encoding cGMP-dependent protein kinase 2 yields MGNRLVKPKQLRQPNRHVANLAIGCAASHKFLMDPCLGINVINGQADVLCSKVLELEKELKRKDQQLQESQHHVAELQEQLAVQTKVIAELTKELQSKCIQLNKLQDVISTQGEHSLQPSPFKVSADRRRGAKEGVSAEPTTGLCDLSRRTMFSLEKATVRKDSSEKKLITDALNKNQFLKRLEPHQTRDMVECMYERTFQQGSYVIRQGEPGNHIFVLKEGSLEVFQQNKLLSSIPVWTAFGELAILYNCTRTASVKAITNVKTWALDREVFQNIMRVTAQNRQEQYRNFLRSVSLLKNLPEDKLTKIMDCLEVEYYDKGDYVIREGEEGNTFFIIAKGKVIVTQSTTDHSQPQVIKNLHKGDYFGEKALISDDVRSANVIADDYNVECLVIDRETFNQTVGTYEELQTYLEGYVANLAQADEKRHAKERSFCGQLTKEVSLEMIELKEKVAQFPPSPFQNLEVVTTLGVGGFGRVELVKVKNENVAFAMKCIKKKHVVDTKQQEHIYSEKKILEQICSPFVVKLYRTFKDNKYVYMLLEACLGGELWSLLRDRGSFDEFTTKFCVGCVTEAFDYLHQIGIIYRDLKPENLILDAEGYIKLVDFGFAKKIGSGQKTWTFCGTPEYVAPEVILSKGHDFSVDFWSLGILVYELLTGSPPFSGADQMMTYNLILKGIEKLDFPKVITRRPEDLIRRLCRQNPTERLGNLRNGINDIKKHRWLSGFNWDSLKVRKLTSPLKRELSGPTDYSYFDSYPPEVGSPPDELSGWDKDF; encoded by the exons ATGGGGAACAGATTAGTGAAACCTAAGCAGCTGAGGCAGCCGAATAGGCACGTGGCAAACCTTGCTattggctgtgctgccagccacAAGTTTCTGATGGACCCATGCCTAGGCATCAATGTGATCAATGGGCAAGCTGATGTCCTCTGCAGCAAGGTACTTGAACTGGAAAAGGAGCTGAAGAGAAAAGATCAGCAGTTGCAAGAGAGTCAACACCATGTTGCTGAGCTTCAGGAGCAGCTGGCTGTGCAGACTAAGGTCATAGCAGAACTCACCAAGGAGCTTCAGAGCAAGTGCATACAGTTGAACAAGCTGCAGGATGTTATTAGCACTCAAGGAGAGCACTCTCTTCAGCCTTCTCCATTTAAAGTTTCTGCTGACAGGAGAAGAGGAGCCAAGGAAGGTGTATCTGCGGAGCCGACGACAGGACTGTGTGATTTGAGCAGGCGAACTATGTTTTCCCTTGAAAAAGCAACAGTCCGGAAGGATTCAAG TGAGAAGAAGCTTATCACAGATGCCCTGAATAAAAACCAGTTCCTGAAGAGGCTGGAGCCCCACCAGACACGAGACATGGTGGAATGTATGTATGAGAGGACGTTCCAGCAAGGGAGCTACGTCATCAGACAGGGAGAACCGGGAAATCACATTTTTGTGCTCAAAG AGGGCAGCCTGGAAGTCTTTCAGCAGAATAAACTACTCTCCTCAATTCCTGTGTGGACAGCGTTTGGTGAACTGGCCATTTTATACAACTGCACACGGACAGCTTCTGTGAAAG CAATCACTAATGTTAAAACATGGGCACTCGACAGAGAAGTTTTTCAAAATATCATGAGAGTAACAGCACAAAACAGACAAGAGCAATACAGAAACTTCCTTAGAag tgtgtccctgctgaaaAACTTACCTGAAGACAAATTAACCAAGATCATGGACTGCCTGGAAGTG GAGTACTATGACAAGGGAGATTACGTTATTcgggaaggagaagaaggaaacacCTTCTTTATAATAGCAAAAGGAAAG GTGATAGTTACCCAGAGTACTACAGATCACTCGCAGCCTCAGGTGATTAAAAATCTACACAAAGGAGATTACTTTGGAGAAAAGGCTCTCATTAG TGACGACGTCAGATCAGCCAACGTTATTGCAGATGACTACAACGTGGAGTGCCTCGTTATAGACAGAGA GACATTTAATCAGACTGTTGGCACTTATGAGGAGCTGCAAACTTACCTGGAAGGTTATGTGGCCAATCTGGCCCAGGCTGATGAAAAGCGACATGCAAA AGAAAGATCCTTCTGTGGACAGCTGACCAAAGAGGTGTCTTTGGAGATGATAGAGCTGAAGGAGAAAGTAGCCCAgttccctccttccccattCCAGAATTTAGAAGTTGTCACAACTCTGGGTGTTGGTGGGTTCGGAAGGGTTGAGCTT GTTAAAGTTAAAAACGAGAACGTGGCTTTTGCTATGAAATGTATAAAGAAGAAACACGTGGTGGACACCAAGCAGCAAGAGCATATCTATTCTGAGAAGAAAATCCTCGAGCAGATATGTTCTCCATTTGTTGTAAA GCTGTATCGCACATTCAAGGATAACAAATACGTGTACATGCTCCTGGAGGCTTGCCTTGGAGGGGAATTGTGGAGCTTGCTGAGAGACAG AGGCAGCTTTGATGAATTCACCACAAAGTTTTGTGTTGGGTGTGTGACAGAGGCTTTTGACTACCTGCATCAAATAGGAATTATCTACAGAGAcctgaagccagaaaatttaattttggatgCTGAAGGATATATAAAATTG GTTGATTTTGGATTTGCAAAGAAGATTGGATCAGGGCAGAAAACCTGGACATTTTGTGGAACCCCTGAGTATGTTGCCCCTGAAGTAATTCTGAGTAAAGGCCATGACTTCAGCGTGGATTTTTGGTCCCTTGGGATTCTTGTGTATGAACTCCTCACTGGCAG CCCACCATTCTCTGGGGCTGATCAAATGATGACATACAATTTGATTCTCAAAGGCATTGAAAAGCTGGATTTTCCCAAAGTAATAACAAGGCGACCTGAGGATTTGATCCGCAGACTCTGCAG gcAAAACCCTACAGAAAGATTAGGCAATTTGAGGAATGGAATAAATGACATCAAGAAGCACAG GTGGTTGAGTGGTTTTAACTGGGATAGTCTGAAAGTGAGGAAATTAACATCGCCTTTAAAAAGAGAG TTGTCTGGACCAACTGATTACAGCTACTTTGACAGCTATCCACCTGAAGTGGGAAGCCCTCCAGATGAACTTTCAGGCTGGGACAAGGATTTCTGA